The following coding sequences are from one Lolium rigidum isolate FL_2022 chromosome 6, APGP_CSIRO_Lrig_0.1, whole genome shotgun sequence window:
- the LOC124660652 gene encoding serpin-Z1-like, whose product MELAAAARDEAAFAMRVLRQLACGGGEASGSNIAVSPLSIHAALTLLGAGAKGATLDQIVAFLGPAGGPAHAALASHVALRVLSDSAGGGDGGPKVLFANGVWVDAAMRLKAGYAAVVSEHYRAQAHPASFKHAPEEARAEINRWFENATAGRIKDLMPKDSVSTLTLAVLGNALYFKGAWCSKFNPALTLDDAFHLPTGGHVRAPFMSSGKQQHIVCRPGYKVLRLPYARGAQDQRSFSMYIYLPDERHGLQSLLHKLGSSDPALLEDSNISLMAKVPVGAFKVPRFTVSCSTDATELLQLLGLRLPFHPGLADFSDMLDSPAPLVVSAVFHQSFVEVNEEGTEAAAATAVGVAFGCAAVSAPVQVVDFVADHPFMFLIKEDRTGVVVFAGQVVNPLLS is encoded by the exons ATGGAGCTCGCGGCGGCCGCCAGGGACGAGGCCGCCTTCGCCATGCGCGTGCTCCGCCAACTCgcctgcggcggcggcgaggcatcGGGCTCCAACATCGCCGTCTCCCCGCTCTCCATCCACGCCGCGCTGACGCTGCTCGGCGCGGGCGCCAAGGGCGCCACGCTCGACCAGATCGTCGCCTTCCTCGGCCCCGCCGGCGGCCCcgcccacgcggcgctcgcctcgCACGTCGCGCTGCGCGTCCTCTCCgacagcgccggcggcggagaCGGCGGGCCCAAGGTGCTGTTCGCCAACGGCGTGTGGGTCGACGCCGCCATGCGCCTCAAGGCCGGCTACGCCGCCGTCGTCTCCGAGCACTACCGCGCCCAGGCGCACCCGGCGTCCTTCAAACACGCG CCAGAGGAAGCGAGAGCCGAGATCAACCGGTGGTTCGAGAACGCGACGGCGGGCCGGATCAAGGACCTGATGCCCAAGGACTCCGTCAGCACCCTGACGCTCGCCGTCCTCGGGAACGCGCTCTACTTCAAGGGCGCCTGGTGCAGCAAGTTCAACCCCGCCCTCACGCTGGACGACGCCTTCCACCTACCCACCGGCGGCCACGTCCGCGCGCCGTTCATGTCGAGCGGCAAGCAGCAGCACATCGTCTGCCGCCCCGGCTACAAAGTACTCCGCCTTCCCTACGCCCGTGGCGCCCAAGACCAACGGAGCTTCTCCATGTACATCTACCTCCCGGACGAGCGCCACGGCCTGCAGAGCCTGCTGCACAAGCTGgggtcatccgacccggcgctgCTCGAGGACTCCAACATCTCTCTGATGGCCAAGGTCCCCGTGGGCGCCTTCAAGGTGCCCAGGTTCACCGTGTCGTGCAGCACGGACGCGACGGAGCTGCTGCAGCTCCTCGGCCTGCGCCTGCCGTTCCACCCCGGCCTCGCCGACTTCTCCGACATGCTGGACTCGCCGGCGCCGCTCGTCGTGTCGGCCGTCTTCCACCAGTCCTTCGTCGAGGTGAACGAGGAAGGGACCGAGGCCGCCGCGGCCACGGCTGTCGGTGTGGCATTCGGCTGCGCGGCGGTGAGCGCGCCGGTTCAGGTTGTGGACTTCGTCGCCGACCACCCGTTCATGttcttgatcaaggaggaccgCACCGGCGTCGTGGTCTTCGCCGGCCAGGTGGTCAATCCTTTGCTTTCGTAG